In Nymphaea colorata isolate Beijing-Zhang1983 chromosome 5, ASM883128v2, whole genome shotgun sequence, one genomic interval encodes:
- the LOC116254873 gene encoding probable protein phosphatase 2C 23: protein MGNRFGKICGCCIVSGRRRGDVLAIGGSGGGPDEGLGHSFCYIRPDLARLSSSKVHHSEETTTFRSISGAALGANTSTPLSTDLCSYAAATAVSASAAFESSDSFQSIPLQPVPRFGGGGGGGGGVFSGPIGVPPFSGPIERGFMSGPIERGFLSGPLDKAVFSGPLEKFQRSFSHGGIFAGRHRKASLIKALRRAITSAVARSSIVAPIKLGVSGFSKEKKFSSGGSGAVAENVSCDGGGGGSELGTNDEDFSFESQNLQWAQGKAGEDRVHVVISEEHGWLFVGIYDGFNGPDAPDYLLSNLYTAVQMELKGLLWDQPPSMVGAQQNGCSSSVEEPNVNGSDQNWTIGGYGNSENAEKKKNAMKRWKRRNGRSRFKGVTKKWEESQRRWKEQYGSSAATEGTVDHGRVLKALARALRKTEEDYLEIADKMLSENPELALMGSCVLVMLMKGEDVYLMNVGDSRGVLAQKVEADLWDLERINEETPTDLQFRDEDYSFSDNTPSLSALQLTLDHSTSVEEEVARIRKEHPDDACTIMNDRVKGSLKVTRAFGAGFLKQRKWNDALLQMFQIDYIGTAPYLTCAPSLYHHRLGPRDRFLILSSDGLYQYFTNEEAVAEVETFIQSYPEGDPAQHLVEEVLFRAAKKAGMDFHELLEIPHGDRRRYHDDVSIIVVSLEGRIWRSCV from the exons ATGGGCAACCGGTTTGGGAAGATATGCGGTTGCTGCATCGTGTCAGGGCGCCGGCGCGGCGACGTCCTAGCAATCGGCGGCAGCGGAGGAGGGCCTGATGAGGGCCTCGGTCACTCCTTCTGTTATATACGGCCGGACCTGGCGCGCCTCTCGTCGTCGAAGGTCCACCACTCGGAGGAGACCACCACTTTCCGGTCGATATCCGGAGCCGCGTTAGGCGCCAACACCTCTACACCTCTGTCTACGGACCTCTGCTCCTATGCCGCTGCGACGGCTGTCTCTGCGTCAGCAGCCTTCGAGAGCTCCGACTCGTTCCAGTCGATTCCGCTCCAACCTGTGCCGCGgtttggtggtggtggtggcggcggcggcggagtATTTTCGGGGCCGATCGGAGTTCCACCCTTTTCGGGCCCAATTGAACGAGGATTTATGTCCGGGCCAATCGAGCGGGGATTCCTGTCGGGCCCTCTAGATAAGGCGGTGTTTTCCGGCCCGCTGGAAAAGTTCCAGCGGAGCTTCTCCCATGGCGGCATATTCGCTGGTCGGCACCGGAAAGCCTCCTTAATTAAGGCCCTTCGGCGGGCCATCACCAGTGCGGTTGCTCGGTCATCAATTGTAGCGCCAATTAAGTTAGGCGTCTCCGGATTTTCAAAGGAGAAGAAGTTCTCTTCTGGTGGTAGTGGCGCTGTTGCTGAAAATGTGAGctgcgacggcggcggcggtggtagTGAATTGGGTACAAATGATGAAGACTTTTCCTTTGAGAGTCAGAACCTTCAGTGGGCGCAGGGTAAGGCAGGGGAAGACAGAGTACATGTAGTGATATCTGAGGAGCATGGATGGCTCTTTGTTGGAATCTATGATGGATTCAATGGCCCAGATGCTCCTGATTACCTCCTATCCAATCTCTACACTGCTGTTCAAATGGAGCTCAAGGGTCTCCTCTGGGACCAGCCGCCATCCATGGTCGGTGCTCAACAGAATGGCTGTTCTAGCTCTGTAGAGGAACCAAACGTCAATGGCTCCGACCAAAATTGGACGATCGGAGGTTATGGGAATTCAGAGAATGCCGAGAAGAAAAAGAACGCGATGAAGAGGTGGAAGAGAAGGAATGGCAGGAGCAGGTTCAAGGGAGTGACCAAAAAGTGGGAGGAGAGCCAGAGGAGATGGAAGGAGCAGTATGGAAGCAGCGCCGCGACAGAAGGAACGGTTGATCATGGCAGAGTTTTGAAGGCGCTCGCTCGCGCATTGAGGAAGACAGAGGAGGACTACTTGGAGATCGCGGACAAGATGCTTTCAGAGAATCCTGAATTGGCTCTAATGGGGTCCTGTGTTCTGGTGATGCTGATGAAGGGAGAGGATGTTTACTTGATGAATGTTGGGGACAGCAGGGGGGTTTTAGCTCAAAAGGTAGAAGCAGATTTGTGGGACTTGGAAAGAATCAATGAGGAAACGCCCACTGATCTCCAGTTCCGCGATGAAGACTACAGCTTCTCAGATAATACACCATCCTTGTCTGCGCTTCAGCTCACCTTGGATCATAGTACCAGCGTGGAAGAG GAAGTTGCAAGAATTAGAAAGGAGCATCCAGATGATGCTTGTACTATCATGAACGACAGAGTCAAGGGCTCTCTCAAGGTCACAAGAGCATTTGGAGCAGGCTTTCTTAAGCAG CGAAAGTGGAATGATGCTCTACTACAGATGTTCCAAATAGATTACATTGGAACTGCACCATATCTCACTTGTGCTCCCTCTCTGTATCACCACCGACTCGGTCCGAGGGATAGATTCTTGATACTGTCATCGGATGGGCTCTATCAATACTTCACCAATGAGGAAGCTGTGGCTGAGGTTGAGACGTTCATCCAGTCATATCCAGAAGGAGACCCAGCACAACATCTTGTTGAGGAAGTTCTCTTCCGCGCAGCAAAGAAAGCAG GTATGGATTTTCATGAACTGCTGGAAATACCGCACGGTGATCGACGCAGATATCACGATGATGTCTCCATAATTGTGGTTTCTTTGGAAGGAAGAATCTGGAGATCATGTGTGTAA